One part of the Solea solea chromosome 1, fSolSol10.1, whole genome shotgun sequence genome encodes these proteins:
- the sox17 gene encoding transcription factor SOX-17: protein MSSPDAGYASDDQTQARCTMSVMMPGMGHCQWADPLSPLSDTKVKSEPCASGSGAQNRGKSEPRIRRPMNAFMVWAKDERKRLAQQNPDLHNAELSKMLGKSWKALPVTEKQPFVEEAERLRVQHMQDHPNYKYRPRRRKQVKRIKRLDSGFLVHGVSDHQAASISGDGRVCVESLGLGYHEHGFQLPPQSLSHYRDAQALGGPSYENYSLPTPDTSPLDAVESDSMFFPPHSQEDCHMIPSYAYHSQAAEYQPQDTHSNSILHRHIASAQEQPLQPPSHPPSYMGCPNPLAMYYTQHCSPGHASKRHPGGAGQLSPPPDSHPHSGESVEHMQHSELLAEVDRSEFEQYLSSSSARADMTGLPYGPHEAGMQGPESLISSVLSDASTAVYYCSYNNS from the exons ATGAGCAGTCCCGATGCGGGTTACGCCAGCGACGATCAGACCCAGGCAAGGTGTACGATGTCAGTCATGATGCCTGGAATGGGACACTGCCAGTGGGCCGACCCTCTCAGTCCTCTCTCGGACACCAAGGTGAAGAGCGAGCCGTGCGCGTCCGGCTCCGGCGCACAGAACCGCGGCAAGAGTGAACCGCGGATCCGACGACCCATGAACGCGTTTATGGTGTGGGCGAAGGATGAGCGCAAGAGACTGGCGCAGCAAAACCCCGACCTGCACAACGCAGAGCTGAGCAAAATGTTGG GGAAATCATGGAAGGCGCTTCCTGTCACCGAGAAGCAGCCCTTCGTGGAGGAGGCCGAGCGGCTGCGGGTTCAGCACATGCAGGATCACCCCAACTACAAGTACAGGCCACGGCGGCGGAAGCAGGTGAAGAGGATTAAGAGGCTGGACTCTGGTTTTCTGGTCCACGGCGTGTCCGATCACCAGGCCGCGTCCATATCAGGTGACGGCAGAGTCTGCGTGGAGAGTCTGGGCCTGGGCTACCACGAGCACGGCTTCCAGCTCCCGCCGCAGTCGCTCAGTCACTACCGGGATGCCCAGGCCCTCGGGGGCCCCTCTTATGAGAACTACAGCCTCCCCACGCCTGACACGTCTCCTCTGGACGCCGTGGAGTCAGACTCCATGTTCTTCCCTCCACATTCACAAGAAGACTGCCACATGATACCTTCATACGCGTACCACTCCCAGGCAGCAGAGTACCAGCCCCAGGACACTCACTCTAACTCCATCCTGCACCGACACATCGCCTCGGCCCAAGAGCAGCCGCTTCAACCCCCGAGTCATCCTCCTTCCTACATGGGCTGCCCCAACCCTCTGGCCATGTATTACACACAGCACTGCAGCCCCGGCCATGCTAGCAAACGTCACCCCGGAGGAGCAGGTCAGCTCTCTCCACCTCCAGACTCTCACCCTCACTCTGGCGAGAGCGTGGAGCACATGCAGCACTCCGAGCTGCTGGCAGAGGTGGACCGCAGCGAGTTTGAGCAGTATCTGAGTTCCTCCTCGGCACGTGCGGACATGACAGGCCTGCCTTATGGGCCGCACGAGGCTGGCATGCAAGGACCTGAGAGCCTCATATCATCGGTGCTGTCAGACGCCAGCACAGCTGTGTATTACTGTAGCTACAACAACTCCTAA